One genomic segment of Methanobacterium spitsbergense includes these proteins:
- a CDS encoding 30S ribosomal protein S27ae: protein MKKFELYEIKDNKIIRKNPECVRCSHGVFMADHGDRFACGKCGYTQFKGKESKK, encoded by the coding sequence ATGAAAAAATTCGAACTCTACGAAATTAAAGATAACAAAATTATAAGAAAAAATCCAGAATGTGTTAGATGTTCACATGGAGTATTCATGGCAGACCATGGCGACCGTTTTGCATGCGGAAAATGCGGTTACACACAGTTCAAGGGTAAAGAATCTAAGAAATAA
- a CDS encoding 30S ribosomal protein S24e, with protein sequence MEINVIEKIENPLLNRTEIHFDCTYQGEATPKVLDVKNRLVATLNVDKNLLVVHNLKPSYGEGKANGYAKLYDSEENLNKIEMDHVVMKNKEATKEEKEEAE encoded by the coding sequence ATGGAAATCAATGTAATTGAAAAAATAGAAAATCCACTTTTAAACAGAACTGAAATACACTTTGACTGCACATATCAAGGAGAAGCAACCCCAAAGGTCTTGGATGTAAAAAATAGATTAGTTGCAACTTTAAATGTTGATAAAAATCTTCTGGTGGTCCACAATCTTAAACCATCCTATGGTGAAGGTAAAGCAAATGGATATGCAAAACTCTACGATTCAGAAGAAAACCTAAATAAAATCGAAATGGATCATGTAGTGATGAAAAACAAAGAAGCAACTAAAGAAGAAAAAGAAGAAGCTGAATAA
- a CDS encoding GTP-dependent dephospho-CoA kinase family protein produces MLVLKKEMRSEFKKPIGTLYPSISHAKGSLLSKGDKSLVISIGDVTTRKMLDEGIIPDIGIVDNMIEREPSDHEICYDNVTLKTKNPSGTITDQLWRTIKEGFRLVEKAGYNVLIVVEGEEDLSAIPCIVMAPSGSLIFYGQPGEGVVLCEVDKMKEKAEDLIKKLEEA; encoded by the coding sequence GTGTTAGTACTAAAAAAAGAGATGAGATCAGAGTTTAAAAAACCTATAGGTACTCTATATCCATCAATATCACATGCAAAGGGTTCATTACTCTCAAAAGGAGATAAAAGTCTGGTAATATCCATAGGTGATGTAACAACACGAAAAATGCTTGATGAAGGTATAATACCCGATATAGGCATTGTGGATAATATGATAGAAAGAGAACCTTCTGATCATGAGATATGTTACGATAATGTTACATTAAAAACAAAAAACCCGTCGGGTACCATAACTGATCAACTATGGAGAACAATTAAGGAAGGTTTCAGGCTAGTTGAAAAGGCTGGATACAACGTACTCATAGTTGTTGAAGGAGAGGAAGATCTCTCTGCAATTCCATGTATTGTTATGGCCCCATCTGGCTCATTAATATTTTATGGCCAGCCAGGAGAAGGCGTTGTACTTTGTGAAGTTGATAAAATGAAAGAAAAGGCAGAAGACCTTATCAAAAAGCTAGAGGAGGCATAA
- the spt4 gene encoding transcription elongation factor subunit Spt4: MVLKACTRCHRLMEEDRCVICNIASSRNWSGFLIVVDPDKSDIAKELNITLPGEYALRVR; the protein is encoded by the coding sequence ATGGTTCTAAAAGCATGCACAAGGTGCCACAGACTTATGGAAGAGGATAGATGTGTAATATGTAACATAGCCTCTTCACGGAACTGGAGCGGCTTTTTAATAGTTGTTGATCCTGATAAATCAGATATTGCTAAGGAACTCAACATAACCCTTCCTGGAGAATATGCTCTGAGGGTAAGATAG
- the rpoE gene encoding DNA-directed RNA polymerase — MYLVSKIEDTVRIPPNKFSDPLEDVAVEILNESYVGKIDKKLGLMVTVKEIEEIGTGKVIMGDGAAYHDVLFTALFFKPELHEIVEGEVIEITEFGAFIRIGPMDGLVHVSQVTDDYINYDGKRGALIGKESKKSLEEGNKVRARIVALSLKGKSSKETKIGLTMRQPGLGRFEWIDEEKNKKKPTKKPTKGKK; from the coding sequence TTGTATTTAGTATCCAAAATAGAAGACACTGTGAGAATTCCACCAAACAAGTTTAGTGATCCTTTAGAAGATGTAGCAGTAGAAATTTTAAATGAAAGCTACGTTGGAAAAATCGATAAAAAACTTGGATTGATGGTAACAGTAAAGGAAATAGAAGAAATAGGCACTGGAAAGGTAATAATGGGCGACGGCGCAGCATATCATGACGTCTTGTTTACAGCCCTTTTCTTCAAGCCAGAACTACACGAGATAGTGGAAGGAGAAGTCATAGAAATAACCGAATTCGGAGCATTTATCCGTATAGGACCTATGGACGGACTTGTACACGTATCCCAAGTTACAGATGACTATATAAACTACGATGGAAAGAGGGGAGCATTGATAGGCAAAGAATCCAAAAAAAGCCTTGAAGAGGGTAACAAGGTCCGTGCAAGAATTGTAGCACTGAGCCTAAAAGGAAAATCCTCCAAGGAAACTAAGATAGGCCTTACAATGAGACAACCCGGCCTTGGAAGATTCGAATGGATCGACGAGGAAAAAAATAAAAAGAAACCTACAAAAAAACCTACAAAGGGGAAAAAATAG
- a CDS encoding inorganic diphosphatase, translating into MNLWKDIPTGPSAPEVIYAVVEIPKGSRNKYEYDKDMEAFALDRVLYSPFHYPAEYGIIPKTLWDDGDPMDVLVIMDEATFPGCVIETRPIGVMRMLDGGDSDDKILGVPVNDPRFTDIKDISNLPKQFLDEIEHFFTDYKKLEGKKTKVLGWENAEKAFEAIKHSQELYNEM; encoded by the coding sequence ATGAATCTCTGGAAAGACATACCAACTGGGCCATCGGCTCCAGAAGTGATTTACGCTGTTGTGGAAATTCCAAAAGGATCAAGAAACAAATATGAATATGATAAGGATATGGAAGCATTTGCACTTGACAGGGTTCTGTACTCACCATTCCACTATCCTGCAGAGTATGGTATAATACCAAAAACACTCTGGGACGATGGAGATCCAATGGATGTACTTGTAATAATGGATGAGGCAACATTCCCTGGATGCGTCATAGAAACCAGACCCATAGGGGTCATGAGGATGTTAGACGGTGGAGATAGCGATGATAAAATACTTGGGGTTCCAGTGAATGATCCAAGATTTACAGATATCAAAGATATCAGCAATTTACCCAAACAATTCTTAGACGAAATTGAACACTTCTTCACAGACTACAAAAAACTTGAAGGTAAAAAAACCAAGGTTTTAGGCTGGGAAAATGCAGAAAAGGCATTTGAAGCCATTAAACATTCTCAGGAATTGTATAATGAAATGTAG
- a CDS encoding PIN domain-containing protein → MMAAQFHIEIVGELEHILPSCKFLVPSAILRELGRIKNRSKGKNRVAASIALKIATSPPFEVMEMQIMDGESVDDALLRLSEKSRILCTNDRELKRKAREMNINIIYLRQRKYLDVDGHLNL, encoded by the coding sequence ATGATGGCAGCTCAATTTCACATAGAGATTGTTGGTGAACTTGAGCATATCCTACCTTCATGCAAATTCCTTGTCCCATCAGCTATTTTAAGAGAACTTGGACGCATAAAAAATAGATCTAAGGGCAAAAATCGTGTAGCAGCATCTATAGCCCTTAAAATTGCAACTTCTCCCCCATTTGAAGTTATGGAAATGCAAATAATGGATGGAGAAAGTGTTGATGATGCACTTCTAAGGTTATCAGAAAAATCACGGATATTATGTACAAATGACCGTGAATTAAAAAGAAAAGCCCGTGAAATGAACATAAATATTATTTACCTGCGTCAAAGGAAATATTTAGATGTTGATGGGCATTTAAACCTTTGA
- a CDS encoding translation initiation factor IF-2 subunit gamma, with the protein MKVQSEINIGLVGHVDHGKTTLTKALSGIWTDTHSEETKRGISIRLGYADITFRRCTNCPAPQCFTTALVCSHCGEETSILRKVSFVDSPGHETLMATMLSGAAIMDGAVLVIAANEPCPQPQTKEHLMALDVIGVKDVIVVQNKIDIVSKERAIESYNEIKEFVKGTCADEAPIIPVSAQQGANIDILIEVIQETIRTPRRSLRKSPRMFVARSFDINKPGSSPDNIQGGVIGGSLVQGKLKVGDELEIKPGIQIKNKGKLEWMSLHSEITGLVAAGESVDEIGPGGLIGVGTKLDPALTKADSLSGSVAGKPGTLPPIMHSFTMKTQLLDRVVGTKEERKVDPIKSSELLMINIGTSTSVGVVTSARKNEVEVNLKLPVCAEEGQRVALSRRVGARWRLIGYGIIK; encoded by the coding sequence GTGAAAGTACAGTCTGAAATAAACATAGGGCTAGTGGGACATGTTGACCACGGCAAAACAACTCTGACAAAAGCCCTATCCGGCATATGGACAGACACTCACAGTGAAGAGACAAAAAGGGGTATTTCAATTAGGTTAGGTTATGCTGATATAACCTTCCGTAGATGCACCAATTGTCCTGCTCCGCAATGTTTCACAACTGCACTTGTATGCAGTCACTGTGGAGAAGAGACCAGTATCCTTAGAAAGGTATCATTTGTTGATTCACCTGGACACGAAACACTGATGGCAACAATGCTTTCAGGTGCGGCCATAATGGATGGTGCTGTTCTTGTGATAGCTGCCAATGAACCATGTCCACAACCACAAACCAAAGAACATTTAATGGCACTGGATGTAATTGGTGTCAAAGATGTTATAGTGGTACAAAATAAGATAGACATTGTTTCAAAGGAAAGGGCAATAGAAAGCTACAATGAAATCAAAGAATTTGTTAAGGGAACATGCGCAGATGAAGCACCGATAATACCTGTTTCAGCACAGCAAGGTGCAAACATTGATATTCTAATAGAAGTTATCCAGGAAACTATAAGAACACCAAGGAGATCTCTCAGAAAATCACCAAGGATGTTTGTTGCAAGGTCCTTCGACATAAACAAACCAGGATCCAGTCCTGATAATATCCAAGGTGGTGTAATAGGTGGCTCTCTTGTTCAGGGAAAACTCAAAGTAGGGGATGAACTGGAAATAAAACCAGGAATACAAATAAAAAACAAAGGTAAACTGGAATGGATGAGTTTACACTCTGAAATTACAGGCCTAGTGGCAGCAGGAGAGTCTGTTGATGAAATTGGTCCTGGAGGATTAATTGGTGTTGGTACAAAACTTGACCCTGCATTAACCAAAGCAGATTCATTATCAGGATCTGTTGCGGGAAAACCAGGAACATTACCCCCAATCATGCACAGCTTCACAATGAAAACTCAACTCCTTGACAGGGTTGTTGGTACCAAGGAAGAACGTAAAGTTGATCCAATTAAATCATCTGAACTCCTCATGATAAACATAGGTACTTCAACATCTGTTGGTGTGGTAACCAGCGCAAGGAAAAATGAAGTTGAAGTTAATCTCAAACTACCAGTTTGTGCCGAGGAAGGGCAGAGAGTTGCACTCAGCAGACGTGTAGGAGCAAGGTGGAGGTTAATTGGATATGGTATCATCAAATAA
- a CDS encoding 30S ribosomal protein S6e, producing MAFKLVISEGEKSHQVEVESVESKKLIGLIIGEEFDASLVGLAGYKLKITGGSDKNGFPMKKDVDGQRRIKSLLAGGIGFNPKRDGQRRRKTVRGNTVSNDIVQINTIVTQKGEKDISAILESEE from the coding sequence TTGGCATTTAAATTAGTTATTTCAGAAGGCGAAAAAAGCCACCAAGTCGAAGTAGAATCTGTAGAGTCAAAAAAACTCATTGGATTAATAATCGGTGAGGAATTCGATGCTTCTCTTGTTGGTTTAGCTGGATACAAGCTCAAAATTACCGGTGGAAGCGATAAAAACGGTTTTCCAATGAAAAAAGATGTAGATGGACAGAGGAGAATAAAGAGTCTTCTGGCCGGTGGTATCGGTTTTAATCCAAAAAGAGATGGACAGAGAAGAAGAAAAACTGTTCGTGGAAACACTGTATCCAACGACATAGTGCAGATCAACACTATTGTTACCCAGAAGGGTGAGAAGGATATAAGTGCAATTTTAGAAAGTGAGGAGTAA